The Girardinichthys multiradiatus isolate DD_20200921_A chromosome Y, DD_fGirMul_XY1, whole genome shotgun sequence genome has a window encoding:
- the LOC124863793 gene encoding fibroin heavy chain-like isoform X1, with product MLLHALLQTSLVLWLAQQTLQGGVRPQNVAYGRALPARGVGIGVKPGDTGALGAVGSRYGTKAMKTGIGRYPGAHLGVGGYRSLGLGGRGGLKQGGYGTQGGYGASLGTGMGLDTGLTNGLGLGQGGKRVYGAGLGPLPGYGAFPGIGYPGIRPGVSAADLGGPEGANLAQAAQDLKRETSRAVDQLLGEQERLHGAGLRRSSVFGSTVPRIHARIEVKRLIPGMQSSNLRPTLSLDKPNKMFGVSALQRQEKYKPGGSETVGHEAMLAGVDTSRQLPVDQDIRSLDSYSSQIHSPRDPSMRGNQDPRNCRPTADLSELLDINPLDEKMGKHFGCKNRPAQSQDVKSYLFPTVQHQAGINPLSAPANSQDIKGPQAQDKIRLKDGFQLYHPVTPGASRTQSLGIALIGEEQEAGRFTPEDARHLSEAEHVNRKSKPLRMPGQTERNAQAASYIGGAGNYLGASLGAAGYGTGLGQGAYLGGAAGKLGAAAALGQGAYPQGVAGKSNGYGDGLTGYLGAMAGNGFGYGNGYGDGYGAGLGYPADLADGAESKSGKIEALSTGGYAGQVQGGYGALGAGLESTGGKYGGAAHVPYGNAPLIPAGLEGDGGYPYASQQLSLAAQSAKTANKYGAAAGYGTQQAGYGAQLGATQDALVEQAGKYDGVNAALGNGYKG from the exons GAGTTAGGCCTCAAAATGTTGCCTATGGGAGAGCACTGCCAGCTCGAG gtgTTGGTATTGGAGTAAAACCTGGAG ATACCGGAGCCCTTGGAGCAGTTGGAAGCCGATATGGCACAAAAGCAATGAAGACTGGGA TTGGACGTTATCCTGGGGCTCATCTTGGTGTTG GAGGCTACAGATCTCTTGGATTAGGAGGAAGGGGAGGCCTGAAGCAAGGTGGATATGGAACCCAGGGGGGCTATG GTGCCAGTCTGGGAACAGGAATGGGATTGGATACCGGACTTACAAACGGACTGGGACTAGGCCAGGGAGGGAAACGTG TTTACGGTGCAGGCCTCGGCCCTCTTCCag GATATGGAGCTTTTCCAGGGATTGGATACCCAGGCATACGACCAG GTGTGTCTGCAGCAGATTTGGGTGGACCTGAAGGGGCCAATCTGGCACAAGCAGCTCAAGATCTTAAAAGAGAAACGAGCAGAGCTGTAGATCAGTTGCTTGGAGAACAAGAAAGATTACATGGAGCTGGATTGAGGAGAAGCAGCGTGTTTGGTTCAACTGTTCCCAGAATACATGCAAGAATCGAAGTCAAAAGACTCATTCCGGGCATGCAGTCATCAAATCTTAGACCTACATTGTCTCTTGATAAACCGAATAAAATGTTTGGCGTTTCAGCTTTGcaaagacaagaaaaatataaacCTGGAGGTTCTGAAACTGTAGGTCATGAGGCCATGTTAGCAGGTGTCGATACAAGTAGGCAGCTTCCTGTTGATCAAGACATCAGAAGTCTGGATTCCTACAGTTCTCAAATTCACAGTCCCAGAGATCCATCAATGCGAGGAAATCAAGATCCTAGGAACTGTAGACCTACTGCTGATTTGTCAGAGCTGTTGGACATTAATCCCTTAGATGAAAAAATGGGCAAACACTTTGGGTGTAAAAACCGTCCTGCACAGAGCCAAGATGTCAAAAGCTATTTATTCCCCACTgtgcagcatcaggcaggcatAAATCCTTTATCTGCACCTGCAAACAGTCAAGATATCAAAGGACCTCAAGCTCAAGACAAAATCAGGCTCAAAGATGGATTCCAGCTTTACCATCCTGTCACCCCAGGTGCAAGTCGGACCCAGAGTCTGGGTATCGCCTTAATTGGAGAGGAACAGGAAGCTGGACGTTTTACTCCAGAAGATGCCAGACACCTTTCTGAAGCTGAACAtgtaaacagaaagtcaaaacCTCTTCGTATGCCAGGGCAGACTGAGAGGAATGCGCAGGCAGCAA GTTATATCGGAGGAGCAGGAAACTATCTTGGAGCAAGCCTGGGTGCTGCAGGCTATGGCACAG GTTTAGGACAGGGAGCTTATCTGGGAGGTGCTGCTGGAAAACTTGGTG CTGCTGCTGCGCTTGGACAGGGCGCTTATCCCCAAGGTGTTGCAGGGAAATCAAATG GATACGGTGATGGACTGACAGGATATCTTGGTGCAATGGCGGGTAACGGCTTCG GTTATGGAAATGGATATGGCGATGGTTACGGAGCAG GGCTTGGTTACCCTGCAGACTTAGCTGATGGTGCTGAGAGCAAATCAGGAAAGATTGAAG CACTGAGTACAGGAGGCTATGCAGGACAGGTCCAGGGAGGATATG GAGCACTTGGTGCAGGACTGGAATCAACTGGTGGCAAATATG GAGGAGCTGCTCATGTTCCTTATGGTAATGCTCCTTTGATCCCTGCTGGACTGGAAG gTGATGGAGGCTACCCGTATGCTTCTCAGCAGCTCAGCCTTGCTGCTCAAAGCGCCAAAACCGCTAACAAATACG GTGCTGCTGCAGGATATGGGACCCAGCAAGCAG GTTACGGAGCACAGCTCGGAGCCACTCAGGATGCTTTGG TGGAACAGGCTGGCAAATATGATGGAGTGAATGCTGCCCTTGGTAACGGGTACAAAG GTTAG
- the LOC124864519 gene encoding perforin-1-like has protein sequence MHSLSFTTAEGTHKRSSTFTDSNMSLLNLYICSGLLLCFPWCSTGGCTDGTPRECLDAEFAPGSNLAGEGFDITKMERKAAFVLDMNQWKRKDKTCTLCVNPFLEGKKQKLPLSVLDWRAKQSCSTKVSSKLHKSSEALVSSSTSSVENNWKAELEVEAKGKSANFMLAGSNSKLAEYSMEKTKNDKFSFASISMSCEYYSYRVSSTPKLNKDFNKAVKKLPKVYSPEYKQRFYKLIDDFGTHYLTKVKLGGQADTVTSIRQCEASLQGVNTEEIQMCLEAEASASVRVSAKAEVKHCQTITDKMDNQKSFSDRFSDRFTEIKGGLTTDADLLFSANKNPEAYAEWLRSVPQHPDITSYSLASLHGLLPENTPVRKNLRKAISHYILEKGLWRNCSERCHAGIRSDSMDSCVCQCHNEPAVNPDCCPTRKGMARVIITVLKASDLWGDHSTATDGYIKVFVDKQQVHRTSVIENNNNPHWDSIVDLDTRDISSGNVVRFEVWDQDNNWDDDLLGECTRRLSAGVLQDVCALQHGRFFFKWEVKCIPSLTGDLCLDYNPSRMSQSLRGLYTSRHAHPIPKSILVKMGVFVDERSSNRNESLAVKTLA, from the exons tCCACTTTCACCGACAGCAACATGTCCCTGTTGAATCTTTACATCTGCTCTGGCCTTCTGCTCTGCTTCCCTTGGTGCTCGACTGGAGGGTGCACTGATGGGACACCCAGAGAGTGTCTGGATGCCGAATTCGCCCCAGGTTCAAATTTGGCTGGGGAAGGCTTTGACATTACCAAGATGGAGCGTAAAGCGGCGTTTGTGCTCGACATGAATCAGTGGAAACGCAAGGACAAGACTTGCACCCTCTGTGTTAACCCCTTTCTGGAGGGCAAAAAGCAAAAGCTGCCCCTGTCTGTGTTGGACTGGAGGGCCAAACAGTCCTGCAGCACTAAGGTATCCTCTAAACTTCATAAATCCAGCGAGGCTCTGGTCAGCTCCAGCACCTCTTCTGTTGAAAACAACTGGAAAGCAGAGTTAGAAGTTGAAGCGAAGGGTAAATCTGCCAACTTCATGCTGGCTGGGAGCAACTCTAAACTGGCAGAATACTCcatggaaaaaacaaagaatgacAAGTTCAGCTTCGCCAGTATCAGCATGTCCTGTGAGTACTACAG CTACAGAGTGTCCAGCACTCCCAAGCTGAACAAAGATTTCAACAAAGCAGTGAAAAAGCTTCCTAAAGTCTACAGCCCAGAATACAAGCAAAGATTTTACAAACTGATTGATGACTTTGGCACCCATTACCTCACCAAG GTGAAGCTGGGAGGACAAGCTGATACTGTGACCAGCATCAGGCAGTGTGAAGCTAGCCTGCAGGGTGTAAATACAGAGGAGATTCAAATGTGTCTGGAGGCCGAAGCATCTGCAAGCGTCAGAGTTAGCGCTAAAGCAGAAGTAAAGCACTGCCAAACGAttacagacaaaatggacaatCAGAAATCCTTCTCTGACAGGTTCAGTGACAG GTTCACAGAAATAAAAGGAGGGTTAACTACAGATGCAGACCTTCTTTTTTCTgccaacaaaaacccagaagCCTACGCAGAATGGCTCCGTTCAGTACCACAGCATCCAGATATCACTTCATATTCCCTTGCATCACTTCACGGATTGCTACCTGAAAACACTCCGGTCAGGAAAAACCTGCGCAAGGCCATCAGCCATTACATCCTGGAGAAAGGTCTGTGGAGGAACTGCAGTGAGCGCTGTCATGCCGGAATAAGGTCTGACTCCATGGATTCCTGCGTCTGCCAGTGCCACAACGAACCTGCTGTGAACCCGGACTGCTGCCCGACCCGCAAGGGAATGGCCCGTGTAATCATAACGGTGCTGAAGGCTTCAGATCTGTGGGGAGACCACAGCACTGCCACAGATGGCTACATCAAGGTATTTGTTGATAAACAGCAAGTTCACCGTACTTCAGTtattgaaaacaacaacaacccaCACTGGGACTCCATCGTTGACCTGGACACCAGGGACATCTCCTCTGGGAACGTAGTGCGATTTGAAGTTTGGGATCAGGACAACAACTGGGATGATGATCTGCTGGGGGAATGTACGCGACGTCTGTCTGCTGGTGTCTTACAAGATGTGTGCGCTCTCCAGCACGGCCGATTTTTCTTCAAATGGGAGGTGAAGTGTATTCCAAGTCTGACCGGAGATTTGTGCTTGGACTATAACCCGTCACGCATGAGTCAAAGCCTGAGGGGCCTTTACACGTCCCGTCACGCCCATCCCATCCCAAAATCCATCCTGGTGAAGATGGGTGTGTTTGTGGACGAAAGAAGCTCAAACAGAAACGAGAGCCTGGCTGTGAAAACCTTGGCATGA
- the LOC124863793 gene encoding glycine-rich cell wall structural protein 1.0-like isoform X5 gives MLLHALLQTSLVLWLAQQTLQGGVRPQNVAYGRALPARGVGIGVKPGDTGALGAVGSRYGTKAMKTGIGRYPGAHLGVGGYRSLGLGGRGGLKQGGYGTQGGYGASLGTGMGLDTGLTNGLGLGQGGKRVYGAGLGPLPGYGAFPGIGYPGIRPGYIGGAGNYLGASLGAAGYGTGLGQGAYLGGAAGKLGAAAALGQGAYPQGVAGKSNGYGDGLTGYLGAMAGNGFGYGNGYGDGYGAGLGYPADLADGAESKSGKIEALSTGGYAGQVQGGYGALGAGLESTGGKYGGAAHVPYGNAPLIPAGLEGDGGYPYASQQLSLAAQSAKTANKYGAAAGYGTQQAGYGAQLGATQDALVEQAGKYDGVNAALGNGYKG, from the exons GAGTTAGGCCTCAAAATGTTGCCTATGGGAGAGCACTGCCAGCTCGAG gtgTTGGTATTGGAGTAAAACCTGGAG ATACCGGAGCCCTTGGAGCAGTTGGAAGCCGATATGGCACAAAAGCAATGAAGACTGGGA TTGGACGTTATCCTGGGGCTCATCTTGGTGTTG GAGGCTACAGATCTCTTGGATTAGGAGGAAGGGGAGGCCTGAAGCAAGGTGGATATGGAACCCAGGGGGGCTATG GTGCCAGTCTGGGAACAGGAATGGGATTGGATACCGGACTTACAAACGGACTGGGACTAGGCCAGGGAGGGAAACGTG TTTACGGTGCAGGCCTCGGCCCTCTTCCag GATATGGAGCTTTTCCAGGGATTGGATACCCAGGCATACGACCAG GTTATATCGGAGGAGCAGGAAACTATCTTGGAGCAAGCCTGGGTGCTGCAGGCTATGGCACAG GTTTAGGACAGGGAGCTTATCTGGGAGGTGCTGCTGGAAAACTTGGTG CTGCTGCTGCGCTTGGACAGGGCGCTTATCCCCAAGGTGTTGCAGGGAAATCAAATG GATACGGTGATGGACTGACAGGATATCTTGGTGCAATGGCGGGTAACGGCTTCG GTTATGGAAATGGATATGGCGATGGTTACGGAGCAG GGCTTGGTTACCCTGCAGACTTAGCTGATGGTGCTGAGAGCAAATCAGGAAAGATTGAAG CACTGAGTACAGGAGGCTATGCAGGACAGGTCCAGGGAGGATATG GAGCACTTGGTGCAGGACTGGAATCAACTGGTGGCAAATATG GAGGAGCTGCTCATGTTCCTTATGGTAATGCTCCTTTGATCCCTGCTGGACTGGAAG gTGATGGAGGCTACCCGTATGCTTCTCAGCAGCTCAGCCTTGCTGCTCAAAGCGCCAAAACCGCTAACAAATACG GTGCTGCTGCAGGATATGGGACCCAGCAAGCAG GTTACGGAGCACAGCTCGGAGCCACTCAGGATGCTTTGG TGGAACAGGCTGGCAAATATGATGGAGTGAATGCTGCCCTTGGTAACGGGTACAAAG GTTAG
- the LOC124863793 gene encoding fibroin heavy chain-like isoform X2, which yields MLLHALLQTSLVLWLAQQTLQGGVRPQNVAYGRALPARGVGIGVKPGDTGALGAVGSRYGTKAMKTGIGRYPGAHLGVGGYRSLGLGGRGGLKQGGYGTQGGYGASLGTGMGLDTGLTNGLGLGQGGKRVYGAGLGPLPGYGAFPGIGYPGIRPGVSAADLGGPEGANLAQAAQDLKRETSRAVDQLLGEQERLHGAGLRRSSVFGSTVPRIHARIEVKRLIPGMQSSNLRPTLSLDKPNKMFGVSALQRQEKYKPGGSETVGHEAMLAGVDTSRQLPVDQDIRSLDSYSSQIHSPRDPSMRGNQDPRNCRPTADLSELLDINPLDEKMGKHFGCKNRPAQSQDVKSYLFPTVQHQAGINPLSAPANSQDIKGPQAQDKIRLKDGFQLYHPVTPGASRTQSLGIALIGEEQEAGRFTPEDARHLSEAEHVNRKSKPLRMPGQTERNAQAASYIGGAGNYLGASLGAAGYGTGLGQGAYLGGAAGKLGAAAALGQGAYPQGVAGKSNGYGDGLTGYLGAMAGNGFGYGNGYGDGYGAGLGYPADLADGAESKSGKIEALSTGGYAGQVQGGYGALGAGLESTGGKYGGAAHVPYGDGGYPYASQQLSLAAQSAKTANKYGAAAGYGTQQAGYGAQLGATQDALVEQAGKYDGVNAALGNGYKG from the exons GAGTTAGGCCTCAAAATGTTGCCTATGGGAGAGCACTGCCAGCTCGAG gtgTTGGTATTGGAGTAAAACCTGGAG ATACCGGAGCCCTTGGAGCAGTTGGAAGCCGATATGGCACAAAAGCAATGAAGACTGGGA TTGGACGTTATCCTGGGGCTCATCTTGGTGTTG GAGGCTACAGATCTCTTGGATTAGGAGGAAGGGGAGGCCTGAAGCAAGGTGGATATGGAACCCAGGGGGGCTATG GTGCCAGTCTGGGAACAGGAATGGGATTGGATACCGGACTTACAAACGGACTGGGACTAGGCCAGGGAGGGAAACGTG TTTACGGTGCAGGCCTCGGCCCTCTTCCag GATATGGAGCTTTTCCAGGGATTGGATACCCAGGCATACGACCAG GTGTGTCTGCAGCAGATTTGGGTGGACCTGAAGGGGCCAATCTGGCACAAGCAGCTCAAGATCTTAAAAGAGAAACGAGCAGAGCTGTAGATCAGTTGCTTGGAGAACAAGAAAGATTACATGGAGCTGGATTGAGGAGAAGCAGCGTGTTTGGTTCAACTGTTCCCAGAATACATGCAAGAATCGAAGTCAAAAGACTCATTCCGGGCATGCAGTCATCAAATCTTAGACCTACATTGTCTCTTGATAAACCGAATAAAATGTTTGGCGTTTCAGCTTTGcaaagacaagaaaaatataaacCTGGAGGTTCTGAAACTGTAGGTCATGAGGCCATGTTAGCAGGTGTCGATACAAGTAGGCAGCTTCCTGTTGATCAAGACATCAGAAGTCTGGATTCCTACAGTTCTCAAATTCACAGTCCCAGAGATCCATCAATGCGAGGAAATCAAGATCCTAGGAACTGTAGACCTACTGCTGATTTGTCAGAGCTGTTGGACATTAATCCCTTAGATGAAAAAATGGGCAAACACTTTGGGTGTAAAAACCGTCCTGCACAGAGCCAAGATGTCAAAAGCTATTTATTCCCCACTgtgcagcatcaggcaggcatAAATCCTTTATCTGCACCTGCAAACAGTCAAGATATCAAAGGACCTCAAGCTCAAGACAAAATCAGGCTCAAAGATGGATTCCAGCTTTACCATCCTGTCACCCCAGGTGCAAGTCGGACCCAGAGTCTGGGTATCGCCTTAATTGGAGAGGAACAGGAAGCTGGACGTTTTACTCCAGAAGATGCCAGACACCTTTCTGAAGCTGAACAtgtaaacagaaagtcaaaacCTCTTCGTATGCCAGGGCAGACTGAGAGGAATGCGCAGGCAGCAA GTTATATCGGAGGAGCAGGAAACTATCTTGGAGCAAGCCTGGGTGCTGCAGGCTATGGCACAG GTTTAGGACAGGGAGCTTATCTGGGAGGTGCTGCTGGAAAACTTGGTG CTGCTGCTGCGCTTGGACAGGGCGCTTATCCCCAAGGTGTTGCAGGGAAATCAAATG GATACGGTGATGGACTGACAGGATATCTTGGTGCAATGGCGGGTAACGGCTTCG GTTATGGAAATGGATATGGCGATGGTTACGGAGCAG GGCTTGGTTACCCTGCAGACTTAGCTGATGGTGCTGAGAGCAAATCAGGAAAGATTGAAG CACTGAGTACAGGAGGCTATGCAGGACAGGTCCAGGGAGGATATG GAGCACTTGGTGCAGGACTGGAATCAACTGGTGGCAAATATG GAGGAGCTGCTCATGTTCCTTATG gTGATGGAGGCTACCCGTATGCTTCTCAGCAGCTCAGCCTTGCTGCTCAAAGCGCCAAAACCGCTAACAAATACG GTGCTGCTGCAGGATATGGGACCCAGCAAGCAG GTTACGGAGCACAGCTCGGAGCCACTCAGGATGCTTTGG TGGAACAGGCTGGCAAATATGATGGAGTGAATGCTGCCCTTGGTAACGGGTACAAAG GTTAG
- the LOC124863793 gene encoding uncharacterized protein LOC124863793 isoform X4: MLLHALLQTSLVLWLAQQTLQGGVRPQNVAYGRALPARGVGIGVKPGDTGALGAVGSRYGTKAMKTGIGRYPGAHLGVGGYRSLGLGGRGGLKQGGYGTQGGYGASLGTGMGLDTGLTNGLGLGQGGKRVYGAGLGPLPGYGAFPGIGYPGIRPGVSAADLGGPEGANLAQAAQDLKRETSRAVDQLLGEQERLHGAGLRRSSVFGSTVPRIHARIEVKRLIPGMQSSNLRPTLSLDKPNKMFGVSALQRQEKYKPGGSETVGHEAMLAGVDTSRQLPVDQDIRSLDSYSSQIHSPRDPSMRGNQDPRNCRPTADLSELLDINPLDEKMGKHFGCKNRPAQSQDVKSYLFPTVQHQAGINPLSAPANSQDIKGPQAQDKIRLKDGFQLYHPVTPGASRTQSLGIALIGEEQEAGRFTPEDARHLSEAEHVNRKSKPLRMPGQTERNAQAASYIGGAGNYLGASLGAAGYGTGLGQGAYLGGAAGKLGAAAALGQGAYPQGVAGKSNGYGDGLTGYLGAMAGNGFGYGNGYGDGYGAALSTGGYAGQVQGGYGALGAGLESTGGKYGGAAHVPYGDGGYPYASQQLSLAAQSAKTANKYGAAAGYGTQQAGYGAQLGATQDALVEQAGKYDGVNAALGNGYKG, translated from the exons GAGTTAGGCCTCAAAATGTTGCCTATGGGAGAGCACTGCCAGCTCGAG gtgTTGGTATTGGAGTAAAACCTGGAG ATACCGGAGCCCTTGGAGCAGTTGGAAGCCGATATGGCACAAAAGCAATGAAGACTGGGA TTGGACGTTATCCTGGGGCTCATCTTGGTGTTG GAGGCTACAGATCTCTTGGATTAGGAGGAAGGGGAGGCCTGAAGCAAGGTGGATATGGAACCCAGGGGGGCTATG GTGCCAGTCTGGGAACAGGAATGGGATTGGATACCGGACTTACAAACGGACTGGGACTAGGCCAGGGAGGGAAACGTG TTTACGGTGCAGGCCTCGGCCCTCTTCCag GATATGGAGCTTTTCCAGGGATTGGATACCCAGGCATACGACCAG GTGTGTCTGCAGCAGATTTGGGTGGACCTGAAGGGGCCAATCTGGCACAAGCAGCTCAAGATCTTAAAAGAGAAACGAGCAGAGCTGTAGATCAGTTGCTTGGAGAACAAGAAAGATTACATGGAGCTGGATTGAGGAGAAGCAGCGTGTTTGGTTCAACTGTTCCCAGAATACATGCAAGAATCGAAGTCAAAAGACTCATTCCGGGCATGCAGTCATCAAATCTTAGACCTACATTGTCTCTTGATAAACCGAATAAAATGTTTGGCGTTTCAGCTTTGcaaagacaagaaaaatataaacCTGGAGGTTCTGAAACTGTAGGTCATGAGGCCATGTTAGCAGGTGTCGATACAAGTAGGCAGCTTCCTGTTGATCAAGACATCAGAAGTCTGGATTCCTACAGTTCTCAAATTCACAGTCCCAGAGATCCATCAATGCGAGGAAATCAAGATCCTAGGAACTGTAGACCTACTGCTGATTTGTCAGAGCTGTTGGACATTAATCCCTTAGATGAAAAAATGGGCAAACACTTTGGGTGTAAAAACCGTCCTGCACAGAGCCAAGATGTCAAAAGCTATTTATTCCCCACTgtgcagcatcaggcaggcatAAATCCTTTATCTGCACCTGCAAACAGTCAAGATATCAAAGGACCTCAAGCTCAAGACAAAATCAGGCTCAAAGATGGATTCCAGCTTTACCATCCTGTCACCCCAGGTGCAAGTCGGACCCAGAGTCTGGGTATCGCCTTAATTGGAGAGGAACAGGAAGCTGGACGTTTTACTCCAGAAGATGCCAGACACCTTTCTGAAGCTGAACAtgtaaacagaaagtcaaaacCTCTTCGTATGCCAGGGCAGACTGAGAGGAATGCGCAGGCAGCAA GTTATATCGGAGGAGCAGGAAACTATCTTGGAGCAAGCCTGGGTGCTGCAGGCTATGGCACAG GTTTAGGACAGGGAGCTTATCTGGGAGGTGCTGCTGGAAAACTTGGTG CTGCTGCTGCGCTTGGACAGGGCGCTTATCCCCAAGGTGTTGCAGGGAAATCAAATG GATACGGTGATGGACTGACAGGATATCTTGGTGCAATGGCGGGTAACGGCTTCG GTTATGGAAATGGATATGGCGATGGTTACGGAGCAG CACTGAGTACAGGAGGCTATGCAGGACAGGTCCAGGGAGGATATG GAGCACTTGGTGCAGGACTGGAATCAACTGGTGGCAAATATG GAGGAGCTGCTCATGTTCCTTATG gTGATGGAGGCTACCCGTATGCTTCTCAGCAGCTCAGCCTTGCTGCTCAAAGCGCCAAAACCGCTAACAAATACG GTGCTGCTGCAGGATATGGGACCCAGCAAGCAG GTTACGGAGCACAGCTCGGAGCCACTCAGGATGCTTTGG TGGAACAGGCTGGCAAATATGATGGAGTGAATGCTGCCCTTGGTAACGGGTACAAAG GTTAG
- the LOC124863793 gene encoding keratin, type I cytoskeletal 10-like isoform X3, with protein MLLHALLQTSLVLWLAQQTLQGGVRPQNVAYGRALPARGVGIGVKPGDTGALGAVGSRYGTKAMKTGIGRYPGAHLGVGGYRSLGLGGRGGLKQGGYGTQGGYGASLGTGMGLDTGLTNGLGLGQGGKRVYGAGLGPLPGYGAFPGIGYPGIRPGVSAADLGGPEGANLAQAAQDLKRETSRAVDQLLGEQERLHGAGLRRSSVFGSTVPRIHARIEVKRLIPGMQSSNLRPTLSLDKPNKMFGVSALQRQEKYKPGGSETVGHEAMLAGVDTSRQLPVDQDIRSLDSYSSQIHSPRDPSMRGNQDPRNCRPTADLSELLDINPLDEKMGKHFGCKNRPAQSQDVKSYLFPTVQHQAGINPLSAPANSQDIKGPQAQDKIRLKDGFQLYHPVTPGASRTQSLGIALIGEEQEAGRFTPEDARHLSEAEHVNRKSKPLRMPGQTERNAQAASYIGGAGNYLGASLGAAGYGTGLGQGAYLGGAAGKLGAAAALGQGAYPQGVAGKSNGYGDGLTGYLGAMAGNGFGYGNGYGDGYGAALSTGGYAGQVQGGYGALGAGLESTGGKYGGAAHVPYGNAPLIPAGLEGDGGYPYASQQLSLAAQSAKTANKYGAAAGYGTQQAGYGAQLGATQDALVEQAGKYDGVNAALGNGYKG; from the exons GAGTTAGGCCTCAAAATGTTGCCTATGGGAGAGCACTGCCAGCTCGAG gtgTTGGTATTGGAGTAAAACCTGGAG ATACCGGAGCCCTTGGAGCAGTTGGAAGCCGATATGGCACAAAAGCAATGAAGACTGGGA TTGGACGTTATCCTGGGGCTCATCTTGGTGTTG GAGGCTACAGATCTCTTGGATTAGGAGGAAGGGGAGGCCTGAAGCAAGGTGGATATGGAACCCAGGGGGGCTATG GTGCCAGTCTGGGAACAGGAATGGGATTGGATACCGGACTTACAAACGGACTGGGACTAGGCCAGGGAGGGAAACGTG TTTACGGTGCAGGCCTCGGCCCTCTTCCag GATATGGAGCTTTTCCAGGGATTGGATACCCAGGCATACGACCAG GTGTGTCTGCAGCAGATTTGGGTGGACCTGAAGGGGCCAATCTGGCACAAGCAGCTCAAGATCTTAAAAGAGAAACGAGCAGAGCTGTAGATCAGTTGCTTGGAGAACAAGAAAGATTACATGGAGCTGGATTGAGGAGAAGCAGCGTGTTTGGTTCAACTGTTCCCAGAATACATGCAAGAATCGAAGTCAAAAGACTCATTCCGGGCATGCAGTCATCAAATCTTAGACCTACATTGTCTCTTGATAAACCGAATAAAATGTTTGGCGTTTCAGCTTTGcaaagacaagaaaaatataaacCTGGAGGTTCTGAAACTGTAGGTCATGAGGCCATGTTAGCAGGTGTCGATACAAGTAGGCAGCTTCCTGTTGATCAAGACATCAGAAGTCTGGATTCCTACAGTTCTCAAATTCACAGTCCCAGAGATCCATCAATGCGAGGAAATCAAGATCCTAGGAACTGTAGACCTACTGCTGATTTGTCAGAGCTGTTGGACATTAATCCCTTAGATGAAAAAATGGGCAAACACTTTGGGTGTAAAAACCGTCCTGCACAGAGCCAAGATGTCAAAAGCTATTTATTCCCCACTgtgcagcatcaggcaggcatAAATCCTTTATCTGCACCTGCAAACAGTCAAGATATCAAAGGACCTCAAGCTCAAGACAAAATCAGGCTCAAAGATGGATTCCAGCTTTACCATCCTGTCACCCCAGGTGCAAGTCGGACCCAGAGTCTGGGTATCGCCTTAATTGGAGAGGAACAGGAAGCTGGACGTTTTACTCCAGAAGATGCCAGACACCTTTCTGAAGCTGAACAtgtaaacagaaagtcaaaacCTCTTCGTATGCCAGGGCAGACTGAGAGGAATGCGCAGGCAGCAA GTTATATCGGAGGAGCAGGAAACTATCTTGGAGCAAGCCTGGGTGCTGCAGGCTATGGCACAG GTTTAGGACAGGGAGCTTATCTGGGAGGTGCTGCTGGAAAACTTGGTG CTGCTGCTGCGCTTGGACAGGGCGCTTATCCCCAAGGTGTTGCAGGGAAATCAAATG GATACGGTGATGGACTGACAGGATATCTTGGTGCAATGGCGGGTAACGGCTTCG GTTATGGAAATGGATATGGCGATGGTTACGGAGCAG CACTGAGTACAGGAGGCTATGCAGGACAGGTCCAGGGAGGATATG GAGCACTTGGTGCAGGACTGGAATCAACTGGTGGCAAATATG GAGGAGCTGCTCATGTTCCTTATGGTAATGCTCCTTTGATCCCTGCTGGACTGGAAG gTGATGGAGGCTACCCGTATGCTTCTCAGCAGCTCAGCCTTGCTGCTCAAAGCGCCAAAACCGCTAACAAATACG GTGCTGCTGCAGGATATGGGACCCAGCAAGCAG GTTACGGAGCACAGCTCGGAGCCACTCAGGATGCTTTGG TGGAACAGGCTGGCAAATATGATGGAGTGAATGCTGCCCTTGGTAACGGGTACAAAG GTTAG